A DNA window from Vigna radiata var. radiata cultivar VC1973A unplaced genomic scaffold, Vradiata_ver6 scaffold_198, whole genome shotgun sequence contains the following coding sequences:
- the LOC106779249 gene encoding prefoldin subunit 1, producing the protein MADEANRTAFLEIQGRMIETTGKLKQVQNQMRSKEAEKKRAYLTMEELKQVPDDTNVYKSIGRMFVLETKASLMNEQDKKFKDGEASITALQSSKEYLEKQMAEVESNLRELLQQDPGLARQIMSMNVV; encoded by the exons ATGGCAGACGAAGCTAACAGAACT GCTTTCCTTGAAATTCAAGGTCGCATGATCGAAACTACTGGAAAACTAAAACAG GTGCAAAACCAGATGCGTTCCAAAGAAGCTGAAAAAAAGCGAGCTTATTTGACCATGGAAGAGCTAAAGCAAGTTCCTGATGATACTAATGTTTACAAATCTATTG GGAGAAT GTTTGTATTGGAGACCAAGGCATCATTAATGAATGAACAGGACAAAAAGTTTAAAGATGGTGAAGCTTCAATTACTGCATTACAG AGCTCGAAAGAGTACTTGGAAAAGCAGATGGCAGAGGTGGAAAGCAATTTGAGAGAACTGTTACAGCAAGATCCTGGTCTTGCTAGGCAAATCATGTCTATGAATGTAGTGTAA
- the LOC106779254 gene encoding uncharacterized protein LOC106779254 isoform X1, with protein MTKLLILKRFNLVVQRSQITIGALTNKDFKRKAMASAIGSRVESFRNSPLLRFSLNFLRASSSASFSTSSAVSSAQNPKKSKRRKKKNLFEVAQFLPNWGIGYHMAKSHWNEVSYEITKLNLYKDGRHGKAWGIAHKNGLPIADAPKKISGVHKRCWKFLPDVVKASESSTNLTSPTDTALKVETEAS; from the exons ATGACTAAACTATTAATCTTAAAACGTTTCAATTTAGTCGTTCAGCGATCGCAAATCACAATCGGCGCATTAACGAACAA ggattttaaaagaaaagcaatGGCAAGTGCAATTGGTAGCAGAGTTGAATCTTTTCGAAACTCTCCTTTACTAAGGTTTTCTCTCAACTTCTTGAGAGCCTCTAGCTCTGCTTCCTTTTCTACTTCTTCTGCTGTTTCTTCTGCTCAGAACCCTAAGAAATCCAAgcgaagaaagaagaagaacttGTTTGAAGTTGCTCAGTTCTTACCTAACTGGGGAATTGGCTACCACATGGCCAAGTCTCACTGGAATGAAGTTTCTTACGAAATCACTAAACTCAATCTCTACAAG gacGGAAGGCATGGAAAAGCATGGGGGATTGCTCATAAAAATG GCTTGCCAATAGCAGATGCTCCAAAAAAAATTAGTGGAGTTCACAAACGCTGTTGGAAGTTCCTACCAGATGTAGTAAAAGCATCAGAAAGTTCAACAAACTTAACTAGTCCAACTGATACTGCCTTGAAAGTTGAAACTGAAGCAAGTTGA
- the LOC106779254 gene encoding uncharacterized protein LOC106779254 isoform X2 gives MASAIGSRVESFRNSPLLRFSLNFLRASSSASFSTSSAVSSAQNPKKSKRRKKKNLFEVAQFLPNWGIGYHMAKSHWNEVSYEITKLNLYKDGRHGKAWGIAHKNGLPIADAPKKISGVHKRCWKFLPDVVKASESSTNLTSPTDTALKVETEAS, from the exons atGGCAAGTGCAATTGGTAGCAGAGTTGAATCTTTTCGAAACTCTCCTTTACTAAGGTTTTCTCTCAACTTCTTGAGAGCCTCTAGCTCTGCTTCCTTTTCTACTTCTTCTGCTGTTTCTTCTGCTCAGAACCCTAAGAAATCCAAgcgaagaaagaagaagaacttGTTTGAAGTTGCTCAGTTCTTACCTAACTGGGGAATTGGCTACCACATGGCCAAGTCTCACTGGAATGAAGTTTCTTACGAAATCACTAAACTCAATCTCTACAAG gacGGAAGGCATGGAAAAGCATGGGGGATTGCTCATAAAAATG GCTTGCCAATAGCAGATGCTCCAAAAAAAATTAGTGGAGTTCACAAACGCTGTTGGAAGTTCCTACCAGATGTAGTAAAAGCATCAGAAAGTTCAACAAACTTAACTAGTCCAACTGATACTGCCTTGAAAGTTGAAACTGAAGCAAGTTGA
- the LOC111240779 gene encoding uncharacterized protein LOC111240779, with protein sequence MATTSFPTCIAEKLDDSNYLHWRQFVEPVIKSPWEVQDQMASIYSFLVCSLSRVLGCTHSYEVWKRIHEYFNLQTKSRAHQFRTATRAVKLESKSVEDYLLKIKNYVDELAGVGFPVRHDEHVDAISEGLPSDYASIVSVIREQQEASFHC encoded by the exons ATGGCTACGACGTCTTTTCCTACTTGCATTGCGGAAAAATTAGATGATTCAAACTATCTTCACTGGCGGCAATTTGTTGAACCAGTGATTAAATCAC CCTGGGAGGTACAAGATCAAATGGCTTCAATCTACTCTTTCCTAGTTTGTTCTCTCTCTCGCGTTCTCGGATGTACTCACTCCTATGAAGTTTGGAAGAGAATTCATGAATATTTTAACCTTCAAACAAAGTCTCGTGCACATCAGTTTCGGACTGCCACGCGTGCTGTCAAACTTGAATCTAAGTCCGTGGAAGATTATTTACTTAAAATCAAGAATTATGTTGATGAACTTGCTGGTGTTGGCTTTCCAGTTCGTCATGATGAGCATGTGGATGCTATTTCTGAAGGTCTTCCCTCCGATTATGCTTCTATTGTTTCTGTTATTAGAGAGCAACAAGAGGCCTCCTTCCATTGCTGA